From a region of the Pukyongiella litopenaei genome:
- a CDS encoding YqaA family protein gives MLRRIYDRTMDLADYPHALWWLALVSFVESSVFPIPPDVLMIPMILARPSRAWLIAGVALVASVLGGLLGYAIGAFAYDSIGQPILAAMGKGEAMAEFNTRFNDFGFWAVLTAGVTPFPYKVITIMSGWTGMPLGTFVATSILARALRFFAVAGLLRVFGAPIREFIERRLGLMFTLFMILLIGGFFLVKHL, from the coding sequence ATGCTCAGACGCATCTATGACCGGACCATGGATCTCGCCGATTATCCGCATGCCCTGTGGTGGCTGGCGCTGGTGTCCTTCGTCGAAAGCTCGGTCTTTCCGATCCCGCCGGATGTGCTGATGATCCCGATGATCCTGGCGCGCCCGTCACGCGCCTGGCTGATCGCCGGTGTGGCGCTGGTAGCGTCGGTTCTGGGCGGGCTGCTGGGCTATGCCATCGGCGCCTTTGCCTATGACAGCATCGGCCAGCCGATCCTTGCCGCGATGGGCAAGGGCGAGGCCATGGCCGAGTTCAACACCCGGTTCAACGATTTCGGTTTCTGGGCGGTGCTGACCGCCGGCGTCACGCCGTTTCCGTACAAGGTCATCACCATCATGTCCGGCTGGACCGGCATGCCGCTGGGCACGTTCGTCGCCACTTCGATCCTGGCACGCGCCCTGCGGTTCTTTGCCGTCGCCGGGCTGTTGCGGGTCTTCGGCGCGCCGATCCGGGAGTTCATTGAACGGCGGCTGGGGCTCATGTTCACGCTGTTCATGATATTGCTGATCGGAGGCTTTTTCCTGGTGAAACACCTATGA